A portion of the Nicotiana tomentosiformis unplaced genomic scaffold, ASM39032v3 Un00020, whole genome shotgun sequence genome contains these proteins:
- the LOC138903836 gene encoding uncharacterized protein codes for MTEVEKRLQIIEAKNLSQQHGSKHAELSQQHGSKHADLGGDVGKHLKTQNLQTNTILHTAAGTSTSAIRKGKHTNTNMNAMFNKPYTPKSQNPLTPSPQTTSYRESLNQEKQTYDYITNSYIQNIHKIQTFLNLNPRSKTIQNPKTDYITQPLQGYNRLIAQPGTNANLVKTCYNYGLLSTVYTQTGQEIATIPELYSAFTTYKRITKGDLFYIKFYVAPAEILYNEIKPIIQVIKLGLTREMIIPENVQIQPEIPKPDIPAFYSNKRIIGLSTILSELVNNYVEEKPIWGYQSREHTMIYTHSKNLRENDMEEIRRWIKTLIQPEEAPITRAIRGEFISQNLMTRYCKQISPIYSEHICSKCQGEKNIVPEIKFEEEEN; via the coding sequence AAAACATGCGGAACTAAGCCAGCAGCATGGCTCAAAACATGCGGACCTAGGAGGTGACGTTGGGAAACACCTAAAAACCCAAAACCTACAAACTAACACTATTTTACATACAGCTGCAGGTACATCAACATCAgcaataagaaaaggaaaacatacaaatacaaatatgaacgCCATGTTCAACAAGCCATATaccccaaaatcccaaaatccttTGACACCATCACCACAAACAACTAGCTATAGAGAAAGCTTAAACCAGGAAAAACAAACCTACGATTATATTACCAACAGCTATATACAAAATATCCACAAGATTCAAACCTTTTTAAACCTAAATCCGAgatcaaaaacaatccaaaacccAAAAACAGACTATATAACACAACCATTACAAGGATACAACCGACTGATTGCCCAACCAGGGACGAATGCAAATTTAGTTAAAACATGTTACAATTACGGACTATTAAGTACAGTGTACACACAAACCGGACAAGAAATAGCTACAATACCAGAGCTATATAGTGCCTTTACTACCTACAAGAGAATCACCAAAGGAGAcctattttatataaaattttatgtaGCACCAGCAGAGATACTCTATAACGAGATAAAACCAATAATCCAAGTTATTAAATTAGGACTAACTAGAGAAATGATTATCCCAGAAAATGTACAAATACAACCAGAAATACCCAAACCTGATATACCAGCATTCTACTCAAACAAAAGAATTATAGGACTATCAACCATTCTAAGTGAACTAGTCAACAATTATGTagaagaaaaacctatttgggGATACCAATCCCGAGAACACACGATGATCTACACCCATTCAAAAAACCTAAGGGAAAACGACATGGAAGAGATACGGAGATGGATTAAAACATTAATCCAACCAGAAGAAGCACCCATTACAAGAGCTATTAGAGgagaatttatttctcaaaacttAATGACAAGATACTGCAAACAAATTAGTCCAATCTACTCAGAGCACATATGTTCGAAATGTCAAGGAGAGAAAAACATAGTTCCAGAAATcaaatttgaagaagaagaaaactaa